The candidate division KSB1 bacterium genome segment GGACAGGAGACGGGCCGAGCTATGCCTCTCCAATGATTACCACTTTCGCTGGTAGCAAGCAGGTGGTAAATTTCTCAGAGGAACATATCATCGGGATTGATTTTAAGACCGGAGAGCTGCTGTGGCGAGTGCCGTTTAAGACACCCTGGTTAGTAAGCTGCGCGACGCCACTATTGGTTGACAATGATTTAATTCTGACCGGCTACGATCAGGGTATGATGAGATTAAAAGTGGATAAGAAGGGCGAAACCTGGTCTACCGAAAAGGTATGGGAAAAACCGGATTTTGGCAATTACATGAACACACCGGTTCTTTTTAGCGATTTAGTCGTTACTTTTGCAGATAGGAACAAAGGACAATATGGCATTCTGGACGCAGTTACCGGGGAGATTTACTGGCGCAGCAAAGGCAGGCAGGGCAGCAACGCCGCGCTTATTCGAGCTGGGGAGTTGCTGCTAAGTTTACAAACAGATGGTAGATTCATTATTTCCAGACCCAGCAAAAATGGACTTGAAATTGTGAAAGAGTATACCGTGGCGGATTCGCCTACCTGGGCACACCCGGTGATTTTTGACAAAAAGATACTTATCAAAGACAAGACTACCCTGGGGCTTTGGAGTCTGGAGTAACGTACTATTAAAATGAAAGTGAACGATGTAACTTTAGATGTTAAAGAAGTGGTTTTGAAGTAAGAAAAATTAGTGAAACTCATCATTTTCAATTGAATCATTCAACACATGATTCCGTATTTTTTTATACCTCTTTTGACGTAGAAGCCGTGCAATTTTCTAATAATCCTTATTCAAACTTCCAGGAGGAGTCATGAAGATCTGTGTAAAGTACGGCTTGGTCTGTTTCTTATCCATTTTACTTTTCTTACCCTCAGCAAATGCACAAACCGAACTCCGCTGGCAAGCACTTCCAAATGCGCCCGGCCCGACCGGATCACGTTATGACGATGTTTTTTTTGT includes the following:
- a CDS encoding PQQ-like beta-propeller repeat protein, with translation MKSKLILVLICFLTVQVHSQDWSQWRGPNRDGVISASEVPKAWPEKLERIWQIEVGEGHSSPVISDKKIFVFSRQNEEEVITCVNPTNGKTIWRQSYPVPYTMHQAAYGHGKGPKSTPIARQNAVITLGIGGILSCYNTENGKLNWQNKFADEFKSASPIYGAAMSPIISDGLMIIHVGGHSDGALIAAEVQTGKVKWKWTGDGPSYASPMITTFAGSKQVVNFSEEHIIGIDFKTGELLWRVPFKTPWLVSCATPLLVDNDLILTGYDQGMMRLKVDKKGETWSTEKVWEKPDFGNYMNTPVLFSDLVVTFADRNKGQYGILDAVTGEIYWRSKGRQGSNAALIRAGELLLSLQTDGRFIISRPSKNGLEIVKEYTVADSPTWAHPVIFDKKILIKDKTTLGLWSLE